The following are encoded together in the Macadamia integrifolia cultivar HAES 741 chromosome 10, SCU_Mint_v3, whole genome shotgun sequence genome:
- the LOC122090925 gene encoding endo-1,3;1,4-beta-D-glucanase-like isoform X2, which translates to MANPQCVANAPILSSSSGEGYVQEFAGLKTYITGSPDSKFAILLVSDIFGYEAPNFRKLADKVAAAGYFVVVPDFFYGDPFDMQKNRDDWFAAHGTDKGFEDAKPVISALKSKGVSAIGAAGFCWGAKVVVELAKSDEIQAVVMLHPSRVTVNDIREVKTPISILGAENDHLSPPELVKQFEEILLTKPEVNFFVKIFPGVVHGWTVRYDTTDVVAVKNAEEAHQDMLNWFTKHVK; encoded by the exons ATGGCAAACCCTCAATGCGTTGCGAATGCACCGATCCTCAGTTCAAGCTCTGGGGAAGGGTATGTGCAAGAATTTGCAGGTCTCAAAACATACATCACCGGTTCTCCAGATTCCAAATTCGCAATTCTTCTCGTCTCTGACATTTTCG GATATGAAGCACCAAACTTCAG gAAGCTTGCAGACAAAGTTGCAGCTGCAGGATACTTCGTGGTTGTTCCTGATTTCTTCTATGGGGACCCATTTGATATGCAGAAAAATCGTGATGACTGGTTCGCAGCTCACGGAACG GACAAAGGATTTGAAGATGCGAAGCCAGTTATTTCAGCTCTAAAAAGTAAGGGTGTATCTGCAATTGGTGCAGCTGGCTTTTGCTGGGGTG CAAAAGTAGTCGTGGAACTGGCAAAGTCTGATGAGATCCAGGCTGTAGTGATGTTGCATCCTTCACGTGTCACTGTCAATGATATCAGAG AGGTCAAGACTCCAATTTCTATATTGGGAGCTGAGAATGATCATTTATCTCCACCTGAACTAGTGAAACAGTTTGAGGAGATTTTGTTGACAAAACCTGAG GTTAATTTCTTTGTGAAGATATTTCCTGGTGTTGTGCATGGATGGACAGTGAGATATGACACAACTGATGTAGTGGCTGTAAAGAATGCTGAAGAGGCTCACCAGGACATGCTAAACTGGTTTACTAAGCATGTCAAGTAA
- the LOC122090925 gene encoding endo-1,3;1,4-beta-D-glucanase-like isoform X1: MANPQCVANAPILSSSSGEGYVQEFAGLKTYITGSPDSKFAILLVSDIFGYEAPNFRKLADKVAAAGYFVVVPDFFYGDPFDMQKNRDDWFAAHGTDKGFEDAKPVISALKSKGVSAIGAAGFCWGAKVVVELAKSDEIQAVVMLHPSRVTVNDIREVKTPISILGAENDHLSPPELVKQFEEILLTKPEVNFFVKIFPGVVHGWTVRYDTTDVVAVKNAEEAHQDMLNWFTKHVKKGWQRL, encoded by the exons ATGGCAAACCCTCAATGCGTTGCGAATGCACCGATCCTCAGTTCAAGCTCTGGGGAAGGGTATGTGCAAGAATTTGCAGGTCTCAAAACATACATCACCGGTTCTCCAGATTCCAAATTCGCAATTCTTCTCGTCTCTGACATTTTCG GATATGAAGCACCAAACTTCAG gAAGCTTGCAGACAAAGTTGCAGCTGCAGGATACTTCGTGGTTGTTCCTGATTTCTTCTATGGGGACCCATTTGATATGCAGAAAAATCGTGATGACTGGTTCGCAGCTCACGGAACG GACAAAGGATTTGAAGATGCGAAGCCAGTTATTTCAGCTCTAAAAAGTAAGGGTGTATCTGCAATTGGTGCAGCTGGCTTTTGCTGGGGTG CAAAAGTAGTCGTGGAACTGGCAAAGTCTGATGAGATCCAGGCTGTAGTGATGTTGCATCCTTCACGTGTCACTGTCAATGATATCAGAG AGGTCAAGACTCCAATTTCTATATTGGGAGCTGAGAATGATCATTTATCTCCACCTGAACTAGTGAAACAGTTTGAGGAGATTTTGTTGACAAAACCTGAG GTTAATTTCTTTGTGAAGATATTTCCTGGTGTTGTGCATGGATGGACAGTGAGATATGACACAACTGATGTAGTGGCTGTAAAGAATGCTGAAGAGGCTCACCAGGACATGCTAAACTGGTTTACTAAGCATGTCAA GAAAGGGTGGCAGAGGTTATGA